In Flavobacterium endoglycinae, one DNA window encodes the following:
- a CDS encoding DUF3995 domain-containing protein — protein MATIIAVLLFLVFLFLSLLHFYWAFGGKWGTEGVYPTPDAQTPPRNPGIRSTLIVAFGLFGFSIFYLIKVNIIFIELPLWLEKYGLWILATIFMVRAIGDFKYLGFFKKIKNTKFGQNDTRYFAPLCFLIGVLTLLMISFS, from the coding sequence ATGGCAACGATCATTGCAGTACTTTTGTTTTTAGTATTTCTTTTTCTTTCATTACTCCATTTTTACTGGGCTTTTGGAGGAAAGTGGGGAACTGAAGGTGTGTATCCAACTCCAGATGCTCAAACTCCGCCTCGAAATCCTGGAATACGATCTACTCTGATTGTTGCTTTTGGTTTGTTTGGTTTCAGTATTTTTTATTTAATAAAAGTCAATATCATTTTTATCGAATTACCTTTATGGCTTGAGAAATATGGACTTTGGATTTTAGCCACTATATTTATGGTACGAGCAATTGGCGATTTTAAATATCTTGGCTTTTTCAAAAAAATAAAAAATACTAAATTCGGACAAAACGATACTCGTTATTTTGCTCCTTTATGCTTTTTAATTGGTGTTCTAACATTACTGATGATCTCTTTCAGCTAA
- a CDS encoding acetate/propionate family kinase, whose protein sequence is MKILIINSGSSSIKYQLMVMPENEVICSGMIDRIGLETSNVTFKTTAASHEETLAIPNHKVGLQKVANMLLDAEKGVIKSTSEIAAVGHRVVHGGSDFSDTVKINDKVKEKIKQLFELAPLHNPANLEGINVAEEIFSSAEQIAVFDTAFHQTMPEVAYKYAIPNYLLTENKVRVYGFHGTSHKYVSEKAISYLKNNSKIITIHLGNGCSMAAIQDGKCIDTSMGFSPSNGLIMGTRAGDIDQSVVFYMIKNLGYTPDEVNAVLLKQSGMLGLTGYSDLRDIEAEAEKGNKDCKLALQMNAYRIRKTIGAYAAALNGLDAIVFTAGIGENSSFMRNLICTDMDYFGIEIDASKNQIRSKELREINSENSIVKVLVVPTDEEYEIANQVYHLLADKL, encoded by the coding sequence ATGAAAATACTTATCATAAACTCAGGAAGTTCTTCAATAAAATATCAATTAATGGTAATGCCGGAAAACGAAGTAATTTGTTCTGGAATGATTGACCGAATTGGTTTAGAAACTTCAAATGTAACCTTTAAAACAACAGCAGCTTCTCACGAAGAAACACTTGCGATTCCGAACCATAAAGTAGGTTTACAGAAAGTAGCCAATATGCTTTTAGACGCTGAAAAAGGCGTAATTAAATCAACTTCAGAAATAGCAGCTGTTGGACATCGTGTCGTACATGGAGGAAGCGATTTTAGTGATACCGTAAAAATTAATGATAAAGTAAAAGAAAAAATTAAGCAGCTTTTTGAATTGGCACCTTTGCATAATCCTGCCAATTTAGAAGGAATTAATGTAGCAGAAGAAATCTTCAGCTCGGCAGAACAAATTGCGGTTTTTGATACTGCTTTTCATCAAACAATGCCTGAAGTAGCTTATAAATATGCTATTCCAAATTATCTTTTAACCGAAAATAAAGTACGTGTTTACGGTTTTCACGGAACGAGTCATAAATATGTTTCTGAAAAGGCGATTAGTTACTTAAAAAACAATTCTAAAATAATTACCATTCACTTAGGAAACGGCTGTAGTATGGCAGCTATTCAAGACGGAAAATGTATTGATACCTCAATGGGATTTTCGCCTTCAAATGGTTTGATTATGGGAACTCGTGCTGGAGATATCGATCAGTCTGTTGTTTTTTACATGATTAAAAATTTAGGCTATACTCCAGATGAGGTTAATGCTGTTTTACTAAAACAAAGTGGTATGCTTGGACTTACGGGCTACAGCGATTTACGTGATATTGAAGCAGAAGCAGAAAAGGGAAATAAAGATTGTAAGCTGGCTTTGCAAATGAATGCGTATAGAATCAGAAAAACGATTGGTGCTTATGCAGCAGCTTTAAACGGTTTAGATGCTATTGTTTTTACTGCAGGAATTGGTGAAAATTCTTCTTTTATGCGTAATTTGATTTGTACTGATATGGATTATTTTGGAATTGAAATAGATGCATCAAAAAATCAAATTCGTTCTAAAGAATTACGAGAAATCAATTCTGAAAACTCTATTGTAAAAGTATTGGTTGTGCCAACAGATGAAGAATACGAAATTGCCAATCAAGTATATCATTTATTAGCCGATAAGCTTTAA